TAATGATGTCGTTATTTAAGGTCGTGTTGAAAAACAGAAATTTATTCACGGCGAATACGCGAATTCGTTATTTACAAATCGGTACCGCTGCCCTTCAAGCATTTACTCATGGAACGAATGATGCACAAAAAGCAATGGGTATCATTACAATGGCTTTGATTGCCGGTGGACTGCAGGCAGGCGACGATATCCAACTTTGGGTTCGAATTGCCGCCGCAACGGCTATGGGACTCGGAACTTCTATTGGCGGTTATAAAATTATTAAAACAGTTGGCACAAAAATCATGAAGATCCGTCCAGTAAATGGAGCCGCCGCTGATTTATCATCCGCCGGAATTATTTTCGCCGCTACACTTCTACATTTGCCAGTGAGTACGACGCATGTTATTTCTTCCGCTATTATGGGCGTTGGAACTGCGCAAAGGGTTCGCGGAGTTAACTGGGGCGTGGCACAAAGGATTGTTTTAACATGGATTATTACGTTGCCAATTTCAGCATTACTCGCTGCAATTGTTTATAAAGTACTTGCATTGTTTTTTTAATTTAAACATTTCCCTTGCATTCTTTGTATATCCCTGTTATGATAAAGAAGAATTATTTTTGTTCGACAACATGATGGTCTCGAAAAATCTTGACCGCTTCAAGACTTGAGCAAGGATAGTAACACAATGTGTGTAAATATTACACACGAGGAGGAAACAAACATGGAACAAGGTAAAGTAAAATGGTTTAACGCAGAAAAAGGTTTTGGATTTATTGAACGTGAAGATGGCGACGACGTATTCGTACATTTCTCAGCTATCCAAGGCGAAGGATTCAAGTCTCTTGAAGAAGGCCAAGACGTGACTTTCGAAATCGAGCAAGGCGAACGTGGACTTCAAGCTTCAAACGTTGAAAAAAACTAATTTGAACTAACCATTCAAAAGCCATCCCCTTAGGGGGATGGCTTTTTTTCTTTGATTTATATATATTTATGTTGTTTTTTACCAATATTTCATTCTCAAAAAAGGACATTCCGGACTTTATCCGTTACTATTATAGAAGAATAGAATTCTATTTCCATATAGAAAGGATTGACTACTTTGCGCACACTTGCTCGCTTTGTTACAAATAGCTATAAATATATAATTATTTCTTGGATTGCTATTTTTGTGATCATGGCAATTTTCGCGATTCGCCTACCCAGCATGTTACAAGGTGACGGCTTTGAAATGAACGGTGAACACGCTGCTGTCATGGATACGATTTCAGATACATTTGATATGCCTACTGAAACCATGCTGCTCGTATTCGATCAAGTAAATGATGAGAAAGTTTCATCGACGATTGAAAACATCGAAAGTCTTAAGTTGACCTCGGCTATTGATTCGCCATTAGAGGATGAATCGCTTTATAAAGAAGATGTGTCATATGCACTTCTCCACTTCGGGGATGAAAACGATAATATGTCCGATGTCGTGACCGATATTCGGGATGTCATCGGGGATCAGTCGGGAATCACTTTGACCGGTGCTTCCGCGATTTCAAAAGATATTAACACAGCCAGTCAGAAAGACCTGATTACGGCTGAAGCGATCGGGCTACCGATTGCGATTATTGTGTTGCTGTTCGCTTTTGGGACAGTTGTTGCATCAATGGTTCCACTTATGATTGGAATCGTCACCGTCGTATCGTCATTCGGTGTTTTGACGATTCTAGGTGCACAGATCGATTTGTCCATATTCGTGTTAAATATTATTCCGATGCTTGGACTTGCGCTTAGTATCGACTTCGCATTATTGTTCATTAGCCGATATCGTGAAGAACGGGTTAAGAGCGATATACTTGAGGCGACAACTACCACGATTATTACTGCTGGACGCTCGGTTATTTTTTCAGCGTTTTGCGTGTTTATCGGGCTAGGTGCTATGTTATTGATTCGCGTGGACATCTTTCAAAACATTGCGGTTGGTGGAATGATTGTCGTCGCAATGGCGGTTCTTAGTTCGGTGACGTTGTTACCTGCCGTCCTAATTGCACTTGGCGATCGAATTGAAAAACTGCGCATTTTAAAAGTAAGTTCGAACGGCTCGAATGCTTGGCGTAAGTTTGCAAATGCAGTGATTAAACGTCCTATTCTTATTACGATTGTTGCTGTTATTTTACTTGGCATTGCGGTAATTCCTGTAAAAAACATGGAACTGTCGATACCTGAAATTGATTCACTTCCGGAGTCGTATGATTCCCGTTCTGCTTTTGAATTGATTGAAAATGAATTTGATCTTGCGGGTGAATCTTCATTATATGTGATTGCTGAGCGGTCTGGCGGATGGGAAGATGAAGACGGATTAAAGTCAATGAAAGAACTTGAAGATCAATTGCTAAGCGATAAACTCGTTCACGATACCACGACGATATTTAGTGCGAGCGATATCAACTCGGTCGACGAGTGGACTGGAGCTATGCAAGTACCAGAAATGGCAGCTGGGCTTACGCCGCTACTTGAAACATTCGTGAAAGATGAAAAATTAATGATTCCTGTCACGTTGTCAGCGGATGGTTCATCAGAAGAAGCGCAGGATTGGGTGCGTGATTGGTCGGATAAGGAAACGGATTGGAGTTTACAGATTGGCGGTGCGGCAAAATTCAACCAAGAAATTTTCGATGAAATTTGGGATAAAATCGGCTATGTTCTGGGGTTAATTGTTGTCACGACGTTCTTTATTCTCATGATTGCATTTAAATCGCTGTTAATCCCCATTAAAGCGATTTTGATGAATATCATTGGATTGTCTGCTACATTCGGAATTCTGGTTTATATCTTCCAATACGGGCATTTCGGGCTCACCGCGGGATCCATCGCGCTCATTATCCCGGTCATCGTCTTTAGTCTTGTCTTTGGATTAAGCATGGACTATGAAGTGTTTTTAATTTCACGGATGCAGGAAGAGTATGCGAAGTCGTTCGATAATGACAAAGCTACGGTCGAGGGTCTTGCCACGACGAGTAAAGTGATTACGTCTGCGGCACTCATTATGATTGTGCTCACAGGAGCTTTCGCTTTCACTGATGTCATGCCTGTGAAGCAAATCGGTGTCGGCATTGCTATTGCAGTGGCCATCGACGCTACCATCATTCGACTGCTTCTTGTTCCAAGCTTGATGAAGTTGTTCGGCAAATGGAATTGGTGGTTGCCGTTTGGGAAAGGGCTCTATAAAGGTAAATAAAAAAGTTGTCTGCACTGTCGGGAACCCGATTGTGCAGACAACTTTTTTTATAGGTTGAGTATTTGCGAATTAATAGTAGTGTTTTCAATGATGATTGCAATTGGCTCCATTCCGTTCTGATCTTTATTATACTCAGCCATCACAGAAAAATAAATGGCTGCGACAATCGCGATAACGAATAGGACAATTCCAATTACTAAGTGCTTCCCTTTCATTTAAATCACTCCTTAACTTGTGTAAACTGCTCGTCTTTCAAGTAACCTTGCGCGTAGCCGTAGTTACCGAAACTTTCTTCTAAGTTGAGACCGTGATAAATATTCCAAGCGCCTTCTTCTTCGACTAATTTTAGCTGGACGCCTTCACCGTTGACCCATGTTTCTTCAACAGTCGGCGCTTCTGCTTCTTCTTCCGACAATAAAGCAATGGAATCCGCAATCGTTTTGCGAAGCTCTTCTTCAGTCGCTTCTCGAACATTCACGAGCCCGCGGTCATCCGTGTCATAGCCAGGGAGTCCTGCGACATAAACAAAGGCGTTGCCGTTTGGATGAAGATGTTGCACGACGACTGTTTTATCCAGTAGACTGTCTGCGTAATGGTAATTCACGCGTTTCATAGATACTTCTTTTCGTGTCAATTCTGGAAATGATTCAATAATTTCTTGTTTTTGTTCAAATGTAAGCATAGCGTTCTCTCTTTTCGTTTTATATTTTAGTATAACATTATGATTCTTTTACTGTTAATCCTAGCACACGGGCAAAGCCAATCGCTTGTTCTTTAGAGACGATACACCCTTCGATGTTGGGTAGCGTGACTTCTATCCGCTCATAGGTGCTGTCCGATAAATCAACGCCTTTTAAATTTGTTTCCGAGAAGTTTATATTGTCCATTTTGCATTTAGAAAAACGGACTTCTTTAAATGTGCATTCATAAAAATCACTGTCCGATAAATTACTATTCACAAAGTCGACTTCTTTCATGCTTGAAAAACTGAAGTTGCTATAGCGTCCCTCGCAATCGTCAAATAGTGTATGGCTCACTTTCGAATTTCCAAAGTCAGCGCCAGTGAGTTTTGAATTCACAAATTCACAACGATGGAAAAATGCGTTTTGAAAATGTACATTCGAAAAATCACAGTTTTGAAACACGACATCTACGAATTCAACTGCTCTTAATTCGCTACTTGAAAAGGATACCTCTTTAAAGTGAACATCATCGAATGAAAGCCGTTCATCTTCAGAACCTTCCAATGTCCCACCGGTGAAACAAACTTTTTCTATGTACCCATCAAAACGCCAGACATCAGTTACTGATAACTCTTCATGTACCTGTGAAACTTTCGGGCGTTGCCGTTTGCCTACTTTCTTTTTAGTCAATATAAAATCCCCCTAACGCGTTTTCCATTCCGTGAAGATAATGAATAAAACTACAACTGCAATGGCAAGAATATAGAACCAACCTGGAATACTGCTCAACATTCAAAACCCTCATTTCTCCGCGTAGCTATAATGATTGTAAAGTCGATGGTAATCGATGTGATTCCGATACGTTGCGCATCGTGCACCTTATCTTCGCTCGCTCCCCAAGTCAACGGCGTCATGCGAATTAACTTCGCAAGCAGTTCCTGATCCAGCGGGAACTCATACGTGATTCGTTCCGTCTTAACAGCACCAAAATGTTCAGCAACACGAGCTGTCGGATCCGAGTCTTGTTCACGCTCAGCTTCGTCGTAAAATATAGCGCGCAACTCTTTCAAATAATCATTTTCCGGTACAACTTTCACAAACAAGCCATTCGGTTTAAGTAATCGAGAAAATTCAGCGTAATTAGCGGGCGATAAAATATTCAGAATGGCATCAAATTGTTCATCAGCAAATGGACAATTGGCCAAGTCCGCTACAGCCCATATATGGCCAGGATGATCCTTTGCAGCGGCTAGAATTCCTTCTTTTGAAAGGTCAATTCCAACACCTGTGACATTTTCCCCGAGTTCCAGGAGTATGGTCGATAAATGGGACCCTTCACCGCACCCAGCATCGATGATTGCCGCTTCTGTTTTATCCTCTAGTTGTTTTGACAATAAATTCGTCAAGCGCTTTAGAACCGGAGTAAAAAATCCGCTATCAATGATTTGTTTTCTCGCTTCAAAAAGGGCTTTATCATATTTCGTTAGATGTGCGCCCGTTGTTAAATTCACATAGCCTTGCCTGGATAAGTCGAACGAATGATTATCCGTACAGACAAGCCGGGACTTATCGATAAGTTTTAGTTCCCCGCCGCAAACTGGACAACTAAATAAGTGGGCGTTCTTTTCAATTTCTTCGGCATTCATCATTTTTTTAGATATCATTGCTTTTGCTCCGTTCATCGGTTGTCTCTCTAGTATACATTTTGTGGACCGCTATAGGAAATCCTTAGTGGGAAACGTTACCGCTATAATCACAGCCTAATTCGGGTTATACTAATAAAAAGGAGTTTATATTTATGAGAAAACTATTTCTTTTACTCTTATTAATTGCCACAATATACTTTATAAAACCACTCTGGGAAGAACCTGTCTCAAAGTATGTTGATATTTCATTTCTAGATCCTTTCGATGATAAAGTCGAAACTTTTTTGACAAGCGAATCAGTAACTTCCGCAATTGATTCGATAAATGATACGGTGGATAAAGCTTATTATTTCTTATCTTCAAAAACAGCGGATAAGCGTGAAACTATCGATCACGTCGATAAACCAAAGTTAGTCAAACCTATGAATAGCAAGCTTGCAATTTATAATATAGAACTTGGAACACCGGAAGCCGATGTCACCGAGAAACTTGGCGAGCCCAATCGCGTTTCGCTAAATGAATATGGTGCTACCTGGAATGCGTACCACGACGGGTACCATAACTTCATAATGCTTTCTTATGATAAGAACGACAAGGTCAACGCCATCTATACGAATGATGATTTAATCTCCTCGGATCTTGGTATTGAGTACGGTTCGAAAAAATCAGTCGTACGGGAAACATTCGGCAAGCCTTTGAAGGAAATACGAAAAGGGTTAAATATATATATTTTACAAGATAGTGAGGAATTCGATTTATTCGAGGTGGACGGCATGTACGTCTATGTGTTTTACGACTTGCATAAAGACGATACCGTTACCGCAATGCAACTTGTTTCGACATCATTGGAACGTAAAAAAACCGGCATGTACGCCGGCGCGGATCAAACGCTTCGAAACGGGTTCGAAGCGCAGCTATTCGACTTAACGAATGCTGCACGTGTCAGAAATGGGCTTGCTGCGCTCGAATGGGACGATCCATCTGCCGACACTGCAAGAATGCATAGTGTCGATATGGCTGATAATAATTATTTCAGTCATGACAACTTAGAAGGAAAATCGCCATTTGACCGCATGAAAGACAATGGCATCAAGTTTCGCAGTGCAGGTGAAAACCTGGCGTACGGCCAAACGAGTAGCATCTTTGCACATGAAGGCTTGATGAATTCGAAAGGCCACCGAGATAATATCTTACAAGATATTTATAGTCATCTAGGTACGGGTGTTGCCTTTAACGATAAATCGACGCCATTTTATACCGAAACCTTTTTATTGAAATAAATTATTCTGCTGTAATTGCTGCACATGCAATTCGCGCGCCGGAGTTTCCAGCAGGATCTGTTTCGTAATCGTCTGGCCCTTCGTGAATGACAAGTGCGCTACCGTCTTTATCAAGGATGGAATTGTCCTTGCCTGATTTCAGCGTGATATCTGTTAAGTGCAAGCTGACATTCACCTTTCCTTCATCGTCAACTTCGATATTTGGCAAATCACCTAAATGGAAACCTTTCGGATTATCAAATCCATGTTCTTTGGTTGTGGGATTAAAATGACCTCCCGCTGACTCGAATGTTGGCGGTGTGCATTCGCCTTTTTCATGAATATGGGTGCCGTGTAAACCGGGCTTAAGCCCTTCTGCCTTAATATTGATGGTTAAGCCTTTACTGTTTTCAGTAAGCGTGACTTCCCCAACCTGATCCCCATCGACATTAATAATAGGGGCACTTAGATTTTCTGTTTTTTCTCCACTAACCGGAAGTTTTGTTTTCTTCTGTAAACAACCGGACAGGACAAAAAGTAAACAACAACTGATAAACAGTAATAGAATACGTTTCAATAGAACTCCTCCTAAAATTCATTATTTTGTTAGGATGTCCTATTTTCCACGATATTATGCATGGCACTTTTCTCCTCAAAAAAAGCGACTCTTCCTTACTTTTCGTAAGGATCGAGTCGCTTTTTTTCAATCAAGAAATAATTTTTCTAATTCAAGTGGAACGATGGATTTTCCATCTTTATAAACCCGCATATTCCCACCGGAAATTTCGTCAATCAGCATGATTTCACCTGTAGCGCTATTACGTCCGAATTCTAGTTTAATATCATAAAGTTCCAAGCCTTTCACTGCTAATTCAACTTTGACGATTGCTGAAACTTCTTTCGTCAACGTTTCAAGTATTTCATATTCTTCAGTTGTAAGTAGACCTAGTTGATTGAGTGCGTCTTGACTGATGGGTGGATCATTGCGCTCATCGTCTTTGAGTGTCACTTCAACAAAGGCATCTAGCGGTTGACCTTCTTCGCAATAAGCACCGAATCTTTTTAGAAAACTTCCCACGGCGCGGTATCTGCAAATGACTTCAAGTCCTCTTCCGAATGCGGTTGCAGATTTTACTGTCATTGAAATATTATCAAGATCCGTATCTACATAATGTGTCGGAATGCCTTTTTCCATTAACTTCTCGAAAAAGTATTTCGTCATGCGCAGTCCGGATTTCCCCATTCCTTCTATTGTCAGCCCTACCTGGTTTGCACCTGGATCAAATACACCGTTTTCGCCTGTTACATCGTCTTTAAATTTCAAGAGTACATTACCGCCGTCTAATTGATAGACGTCTTTTGTTTTGCCTTTATAGAGAAGTTCCATGAGCTCGTCCCTTTCCGTCCAACTTTATTCTTATAGTTCTAGTATAAAGGAATATTGCCAGAAGAAAAAGAAATGTGTAGGTTTATTTTGTTATTCGGTTTTGAGAGCAGTTGGAATGCAGGAGAGGAATGCGAGAGGCGGAAAGAGGAATTTGCGGGGCCGGGAGAGGGATTCGAGCGTAGATGAGCGGGTTTCAGTTTTTGAGCGGGGATCTTTGACGATTCAGCGGACATAATCAGTGGATTTGGTTGATTGAGCGGAGATAATGTGGGATTGCGCGGACATCGGGAGTGGAAGAGAGGGATTCGCAAATGGAGAGGAGTTCGAAGGCACGGGGGTGGAATTCAGGTGCGCTAGAGAGGAGTTTGATTGCCGCGTGCCACTAATTTCGATTAAAAATCAGATTATTACCCACTTACTTGATGTAGGTCAAGGAATCTTTATCAAAACCATCTTATGATGTATATAGAAAGTAAATAAACGATTGGAGGATGAAGAAAATGAAAAAAGCAGTATTTGGTTTAGAACCGTTGAGCTGTCCGACTTGTATTAAGAAAATCGAGAACACGGTTGGGAAAATGGATGGTGTCGAGGCAGTGAAGGTGTTATTTAATTCCAACAAGGTCCGTGCACAATTCAACGAAGACTTTGTGCAGGCGGAACAAATCCACGAAGTCATCACGAAACTCGGTTATCCAGTTGTATCGCAAAAGGTTTCATAACAATTATCCGTTTACTTGATGTGGGTCAAGGAATCTTTATCAAAACCGTCTTATGATGTATATAGAAAGTAAATAAACGATTGGAGGATGAAGAAAATGAAAAAAGCAGTATTTGGTTTAGAACCGTTGAGCTGTCCGACTTGTATTAAGAAAATCGAGAACACGGTTGGGAAAATGGATGGTGTTGAGGCAGTGAAGGTGTTATTTAATTCCAACAAGGTCCGTGCACAATTCAACGAAGACGTTGTGCAGGCGGAACAAATCCACGAAGTCATCACGAAACTCGGTTATCCAGTTGTATCTCAAAAAGTTTCATAACTAACAAGAGAGGTGGGAAAAGTCATGAACGCTAAACGTACTTCACAAATTACCGCGTTAACCGGAATTCTTCTTGCCATTGCAGTCGGCCTCCACTTCGGGGGCCTTCACGAATGGCGCCAAGGAACACTAATCGCGGCCACTATTATCGCAGGTACACCAATTGCTATAAAAGCATTCCAAGCATTACGAATGAAAGCTTTCAGTATTGAACTTCTCGTCACGATCGCAGTTATCGGTGCCCTCTTCATCGGCGAATACGTCGAATCCGCAGCTGTTACATTCCTCTTTTTATTTGGCGCATTCCTCGAAGCACGCACGCTTGAAAAAACACGTTCTTCACTTCGTTCCCTCATCGATATGGCACCGTTGGAAGCGACAGTCATGCGGAATGGAGAAGCAGTTATCGTCTCGGTGGATGATGTAGAAAAAGGCGACCGCGTCATCATTCGTTCTGGTGAAAAAGTTGCGATTGACGGATCAATCGTTTCGGGTAAAGCTTCATTGAATGAGGCCGCTATTACAGGTGAATCCGTACCAGCATCCAAATCCATCGATGACCGCGTCTTCAGCGGAACGATTGTCGATAACGGGTTTATAGAGGTAATTGCAGATAAAGTCGGCGATGACACGACATTTGCGCGCATTATTGAACTTGTCGAAGATGCGCAAGAAGCAAAATCGAAGACGCAAAAGTTCTTGGACCGATTCGCGAATGTTTATACACCGGCTATCGTAATCTTATCTGTACTCGTTTATATTTTCACACGCAATATTGAAATGACATTGACATTCCTTGTTGTCGCTTGTCCTGGCGCGCTCGTTATTTCCGCACCTGTATCTATCGTTGCCGGGATTGGAAACGGCGCACGAAACGGTGTGCTCGTTAAAGGCGGAGATATTATGGAAACGCTCGCTAAAATCGATACCGTTGTTTTTGATAAAACAGGCACACTCACAAGAGGACGTCCTGAAGTGACGGACATTCATACATTTTTCGGTGATAAAAACGACTTGCTTCGCATCGTCGCAGAAGCTGAAATGATTTCTGAACACCATCTTGGGCAAACAATCGTGAAAGAAGCGCGTAAACGCGGCATTCCCCTTTTGAATGAACCCGAAGAGGCTGAAGTCATTGAAGGAAATGGTATCCGCGCACAGATCGAAGGTAAGCTTCTCACCATCGGAAATCGCAAATTAATGGCAGCGAATGGAATCATCGTGGAAGATGCAACCGAAAGTTATGCTGTGAAACGCGAAAAACTTGGCAACACTGCAATATTCGCAGCAATAGACGGAGTCGTAGCAGGTATATTCTCCATTGCCGATCAAATTCGACCCGAAGCCAAAAGCGCTTTGAATGAACTTCGCGCAAGCGGCGTGAAACAAATTATCATGTTGACTGGTGATAACCGCCACACAGCGGAACTTGTCGGTAAACAACTCGGATTAGATGCAATTTACGCAGAACTACTTCCAGAAGACAAAGTCGCCATGATTCAAAAATTGAAAGAAGCTGGCCACAAAGTCGCAATGGCTGGGGACGGCATTAACGATGCACCGGCAATCGCGACAGCGGACATCGGGCTCGCGATGGGTGAAGGCGGAACGGATATTTCAATGGAAACAGCAGACGTCGTCCTGATGGCCGACAGACTCGATCAATTTTCACATGCATACTCCCTAGCAAAAGCAACGATACGAAATATGAAGCAAAACACGTTCTTTGCAGTTGGCACAGTTGTCCTTCTTCTAGCTGGCGTTCTCTTAGGCAAAGTGTTTCTTGCATCGGGTATGCTCATCCATGAATTGAGTGTACTTCTGGTTATTCTAAACGCGGTGCGATTAATACGGTATACTAAAAAGCAAGTAGACATTAAACAGCCAGTGCCGATTTTATTACCAGAATGAATTGGGGGAGACAATTGATGGGCAACAATCAATGCGAACATCATGCTGAAGGGGCAGTTGAGATGCAGAAAATGTGCATCTCAATTGTACCGATATTCAACCATTTAGATGCAAATGAAATGAGCGAGATTGTTAAGGAGACCAATTCTGTAAAACATCCTCGCGGTCATACAATCTATCATGCAGGGGATACTTCTGATGGACTCTATATTGTTCACAAAGGTCGGGTGAAGATTTATCGTTTATCCGAGACAGGTAAAGAACAACTCGTTCGGATTTTAGGACCCGGAGATTTTACGGGAGATCTTTCATTATTCACAGAATCGGTTCATGATTCTTATGCCGAAGCGATGGAACCCGTTGAACTATGCGTCATGAGTCGGGATAATTTTCAAGCGTTTATATTAAAGTATCCGGCGATTTCGTTGAAAGTTCTTGGTGAGTTTTCTAGACGTTTAGCAAAAACAGAAAAACAAGCGGCAAATATTGCGATGGAAACAGTTGAAACACGTATTGCGATGTATTTAGCAGATATAGCCGATGAAACGATGCGTAAGACTGTAACACTTCCTATGAGTCGAAAAGATCTCGCCTCACACCTTGGGACAACACCCGAAACAGTCAGTCGGAAATTAGCGGACTTTGAAGATAGTGGCTGGATTATACAATTAAGTAATCGTGATATTGAGATTGTTGATTTAGATGCTTTGCTTCTTGTTTAGTCTGCGTGAAAAATACAAACGCTCTTATTCATGAACCATCCCTTTGCTTTCAACGGCACGGGATGGTTTTCTTGTTAATAGCCTTCGTCAAATTCATATAGTTATACACATGTGGAAAGTTTTCTAAAACCTTCATTCCAAACTACATCAAAAGCGCTGTTATGGGTAAAATAAGTATCTAGGCTTTGCCGCCAAGACAAATGCTTCAAAATCACTTTCTCAATCAAATCCCTATTCACCCTAAAACTATCCGTTATTATCACTTCATGTGCTTTGAATTACATACTCAAGTGTGGCATAATTGAACAGTTCCAGAAATATACATACCGTAAAAAGGAGGTCCCAAAATTGTTTTTTATAGAAACTAAACGAATTGCCGTTGTTATTTTCGGATCATTATTACTTGCAGTTTCCCTGAACTTTTTCTTAATCAATGCCAATGTCTATGCAAGCGGATTTGCTGGGGCTGCCCAGATTACATCCAGTGTATTTGATGATTACTTTAATATTAAATTAAGTACAGGAATTTTATTATTACTATTTAATATCCCGGTCTTTATTTTAGGATGGTTCAAAGTAGGTAAAGGCTTTACGATTTATAGCATTGTCTCCGTTATTTTTGCCACCATCTTCTTAGAAGTCTTGCCTGTCATTTCAGTGTCAGAGGATATTATTTTAAATGCTGTCGTAGGCGGTGTCATTGCCGGCGTCGGTATAGGTATATCATTAAAACTAGGTGCGTCAACAGGTGGGATGGATATTGTCGCCA
The window above is part of the Sporosarcina sp. 6E9 genome. Proteins encoded here:
- a CDS encoding cation-translocating P-type ATPase — its product is MNAKRTSQITALTGILLAIAVGLHFGGLHEWRQGTLIAATIIAGTPIAIKAFQALRMKAFSIELLVTIAVIGALFIGEYVESAAVTFLFLFGAFLEARTLEKTRSSLRSLIDMAPLEATVMRNGEAVIVSVDDVEKGDRVIIRSGEKVAIDGSIVSGKASLNEAAITGESVPASKSIDDRVFSGTIVDNGFIEVIADKVGDDTTFARIIELVEDAQEAKSKTQKFLDRFANVYTPAIVILSVLVYIFTRNIEMTLTFLVVACPGALVISAPVSIVAGIGNGARNGVLVKGGDIMETLAKIDTVVFDKTGTLTRGRPEVTDIHTFFGDKNDLLRIVAEAEMISEHHLGQTIVKEARKRGIPLLNEPEEAEVIEGNGIRAQIEGKLLTIGNRKLMAANGIIVEDATESYAVKREKLGNTAIFAAIDGVVAGIFSIADQIRPEAKSALNELRASGVKQIIMLTGDNRHTAELVGKQLGLDAIYAELLPEDKVAMIQKLKEAGHKVAMAGDGINDAPAIATADIGLAMGEGGTDISMETADVVLMADRLDQFSHAYSLAKATIRNMKQNTFFAVGTVVLLLAGVLLGKVFLASGMLIHELSVLLVILNAVRLIRYTKKQVDIKQPVPILLPE
- a CDS encoding Crp/Fnr family transcriptional regulator, whose protein sequence is MGNNQCEHHAEGAVEMQKMCISIVPIFNHLDANEMSEIVKETNSVKHPRGHTIYHAGDTSDGLYIVHKGRVKIYRLSETGKEQLVRILGPGDFTGDLSLFTESVHDSYAEAMEPVELCVMSRDNFQAFILKYPAISLKVLGEFSRRLAKTEKQAANIAMETVETRIAMYLADIADETMRKTVTLPMSRKDLASHLGTTPETVSRKLADFEDSGWIIQLSNRDIEIVDLDALLLV